From the Maioricimonas rarisocia genome, one window contains:
- a CDS encoding FG-GAP repeat domain-containing protein: protein MRTQHCLYALLSLMLGVGNLPAEMPRFEAVTIDPAAASKACYAVTVADVDGDRRDDIVVVTEDQVLWYRNPEWDKHVILDNQTELDNVCIAPLDIDGDGWVDFALGAGWTRVGTVQWISRGKEKQSDQLWNVYPIGREPWLHRMRFANVLDKDRPQLVISPLNAVNAPGVKLTAFEIPEDPREQRWPATVLDATLNRMHNHWHLDRNDDDVAETLTASQEGIHLVRRKDDGEFTKTKLSGATEGDSPQQSGAGEIKTGYLKGGRSFIATIEPMHGTSVVVYTDPFGDGGPSGRHVLDNTLAQGHAIWPADLDDDGTDELVVGHREAGNGPVRGPGVYIYDCTDEAGTTWKKHVLDDGGVAVEDLLCHDFNDDGLLDIVAVGRATLNVKLYLNQGEPSAN from the coding sequence GTGAGAACGCAACACTGTCTCTACGCATTACTGTCGCTGATGCTCGGTGTCGGCAATCTCCCTGCGGAGATGCCCCGGTTCGAGGCGGTGACCATCGATCCTGCGGCGGCCAGCAAAGCCTGCTACGCGGTCACGGTTGCCGACGTCGACGGGGACCGCCGCGACGACATTGTCGTGGTCACTGAGGATCAGGTGCTCTGGTACCGCAATCCCGAATGGGACAAGCACGTCATCCTCGACAACCAGACGGAGCTCGACAACGTCTGCATCGCGCCGCTCGACATCGATGGCGACGGCTGGGTCGACTTCGCTCTGGGGGCCGGATGGACCCGTGTGGGTACGGTCCAGTGGATCTCACGCGGCAAGGAGAAACAGTCAGACCAGCTCTGGAACGTCTACCCGATTGGTCGTGAGCCCTGGCTGCACCGGATGCGGTTCGCCAACGTACTCGATAAGGATCGGCCACAACTGGTGATCTCACCGCTCAATGCTGTCAACGCGCCGGGCGTGAAGCTGACCGCTTTCGAGATTCCCGAAGACCCGCGCGAGCAGCGGTGGCCTGCGACTGTCCTCGATGCAACGCTGAACCGCATGCACAATCACTGGCATCTCGACCGAAACGACGACGATGTCGCCGAGACGCTCACAGCCAGTCAGGAAGGCATCCATCTGGTCCGTCGAAAGGACGATGGCGAGTTCACTAAGACGAAACTGTCTGGTGCAACCGAAGGGGACTCACCCCAGCAAAGTGGTGCGGGCGAAATCAAGACCGGTTACCTCAAGGGGGGAAGGTCTTTCATCGCGACGATCGAGCCGATGCACGGAACGAGTGTCGTCGTGTATACCGATCCGTTCGGCGACGGCGGACCATCGGGACGTCATGTGCTCGACAACACCCTGGCGCAGGGGCACGCCATCTGGCCGGCCGACCTGGACGACGACGGAACCGACGAGCTGGTGGTAGGCCATCGCGAGGCGGGCAACGGTCCGGTGCGCGGGCCGGGCGTCTACATCTACGACTGTACGGACGAAGCCGGAACCACCTGGAAGAAGCACGTGCTCGACGACGGCGGAGTGGCGGTCGAAGACCTGCTCTGTCATGACTTCAATGACGACGGTCTGCTCGACATCGTTGCCGTCGGCCGGGCCACGCTGAACGTGAAACTGTATCTCAATCAAGGCGAGCCGTCGGCGAACTGA
- a CDS encoding enoyl-ACP reductase FabI — MDFLQLAGKPVLVFGVANRKSVAFHTGRVLQEAGADVLYAVRSEKRRESVQKLVGDAPVYVCDVEHQDQIDRLGDEVARDRDRLAGIVHSIAFADYSAGWLPFHETPRKAFLQAVDISCFSLTAIANRFREQLDPEQGSVVTISISTTRMAAENYGYMAPVKAALDSSICFLAKSFSEFSRVRFNAVCPGLLKTSASAGIPGYVDCYLFAEQATLRKQAVQTEEVANAAAFLISPRSSGMNAQRLVIDAGMEVNYFDRQLTTALAEHGTR, encoded by the coding sequence ATGGATTTTCTGCAACTGGCCGGGAAGCCGGTTCTTGTTTTCGGCGTCGCCAACCGTAAGAGCGTCGCCTTTCACACCGGCCGGGTTCTGCAGGAAGCGGGAGCCGACGTGCTCTACGCGGTCCGCAGCGAGAAACGCCGCGAGTCGGTGCAGAAGCTCGTGGGTGATGCGCCGGTGTACGTCTGCGACGTCGAGCATCAGGACCAGATCGACCGGCTGGGGGATGAAGTCGCCCGCGATCGGGATCGTCTGGCCGGCATCGTCCACTCGATTGCGTTTGCCGACTACTCGGCCGGCTGGCTGCCGTTTCACGAAACGCCCCGCAAGGCATTTCTGCAGGCGGTCGACATCTCCTGCTTTTCGCTCACGGCAATCGCCAACCGGTTTCGTGAGCAGCTCGATCCCGAGCAGGGGAGCGTCGTGACAATTTCGATCTCGACGACACGCATGGCGGCGGAGAACTACGGTTACATGGCTCCGGTAAAGGCGGCGCTGGACTCTTCGATCTGCTTCCTCGCGAAGTCGTTCTCGGAGTTCTCGCGGGTCCGCTTCAACGCCGTCTGCCCGGGACTGCTGAAGACGTCGGCATCCGCGGGAATCCCCGGCTACGTCGACTGCTACCTCTTCGCCGAGCAGGCCACCCTGCGCAAGCAGGCGGTCCAGACCGAAGAAGTCGCGAATGCCGCGGCGTTCCTGATCAGTCCCCGCTCGTCCGGAATGAACGCGCAGCGTCTGGTGATCGATGCCGGCATGGAGGTGAATTACTTCGACCGGCAGCTCACGACGGCCCTGGCCGAGCACGGGACGCGGTAG
- a CDS encoding uroporphyrinogen-III synthase has translation MTDSIRVCSFESRREREMAALIERHGGLPTVAPSMREIPIEENPVALQFAADLLEGHIDDVIFLTGVGARALLDAATTRYSREELLAALDRCFVAVRGPKPFAVLREWGTHVDVRAPEPNTWRELIEAIDAAEHAFDGRTVAVQEYGRPNEQLYEEIAGRGGKVAAVPVYRWALPEETGPLEEAIRKTVAGEFDVLMFTSANQITNVLAIAQQLNLRDEWLAAAGRTFVASIGPTATEALREEGLPPDFEPEHPKMGNLVRGAINAASKGGSASASGNGS, from the coding sequence ATGACCGATTCGATACGTGTATGCAGTTTCGAGAGCCGCCGCGAACGTGAGATGGCGGCCCTCATCGAACGCCACGGTGGTCTCCCGACAGTCGCCCCCTCGATGCGGGAGATTCCGATCGAGGAGAACCCCGTCGCGCTGCAGTTCGCCGCCGACCTGCTCGAAGGCCACATCGACGACGTGATCTTCCTGACGGGCGTTGGTGCCCGGGCCCTGCTCGACGCGGCGACGACGCGTTACTCGCGCGAGGAACTGCTGGCGGCACTGGATCGCTGCTTCGTTGCCGTTCGCGGTCCGAAGCCGTTCGCGGTCCTTCGCGAGTGGGGGACGCACGTTGATGTCCGGGCTCCCGAGCCGAACACCTGGCGGGAGCTGATTGAGGCCATCGACGCTGCAGAGCATGCGTTCGACGGACGCACCGTTGCTGTCCAGGAGTACGGTCGCCCGAACGAGCAGCTCTACGAAGAGATTGCGGGACGCGGCGGCAAGGTCGCGGCCGTCCCGGTCTACCGCTGGGCGCTGCCGGAAGAAACCGGTCCGCTCGAGGAGGCAATTCGCAAGACGGTCGCGGGCGAGTTTGACGTGCTGATGTTCACCAGCGCGAACCAGATCACCAACGTCCTCGCCATCGCACAGCAACTCAATCTTCGTGACGAGTGGCTCGCCGCGGCCGGCAGGACATTCGTCGCGAGCATCGGCCCGACAGCGACGGAAGCATTGCGCGAGGAGGGACTGCCTCCCGACTTCGAGCCGGAGCACCCGAAGATGGGCAATCTGGTCCGGGGAGCGATCAATGCCGCCAGCAAAGGTGGCAGCGCATCGGCGTCCGGTAACGGAAGCTGA